The DNA window TTGTTGTGTTTATAACCTTTTGAGTTTCGACAAACCTGGAGCTGGCGATGTTTGTTAAGTAAACAAGTTTAGCTGTAAATTTGGCCCcgtctgttttttatttttcaatgtaataTGATTCAtgctaaaaaattcaagtatatTATCAAACTCAAAGGCATTCCATGGATTTGAGAAATAATTGGCATTTGAAATAATCAAAGACCGATATTCAACTTATAGTATGTAGCTAATATATAGCCCGGAGGGTAGACAATTGCCGTGGCTGAATATTTGATTTCTGTGTTGTTCTGCTGCAGCCTGGATCTGTTCCATCTGACATTGTCGAGATTTTCTTTGTGTTTCAGGTGACATTCATGGGCAATATAGTGATTTATTGAGACTTTTTGAGTATGGTGGTTTTCCTCCCGGGgcaaattatctttttttgggGGACTATGTTGATCGAGGAAAGCAAAGTTTGGAAACTATATGCCTTTTGCTTGCCTATAAGATTAAATATCCAGAGAACTTCTTTCTCCTACGAGGAAACCATGAATGTGCTTCTATAAATCGGATATATGGATTTTATGATGAATGTAAGCGGCGGTTTAATGTAAGGCTATGGAAATCCTTTACTGACAGTTTCAACTGCCTTCCTGTTGCTGCTTTGATAGATGACAAAATTTTGTGCATGCATGGCGGTCTTTCCCCTGATTTGACAAATTTGGATCAAATTAGAAACTTGCCCCGCCCAACAGCTGTTCCAGATACTGGTTTGCTGTGTGATTTACTCTGGTCAGATCCTGGTAGAGATGTTAAGGGATGGGGGATGAATGATAGAGGAGTTTCTTACACCTTTGGTCCTGATAAGGTGCAAGAATTCTTGACAAAGCATGATTTAGACCTTGTCTGTCGTGCACATCAGGTTGTTAACTTTTCCTCAGCTAGCCTATTCTCTTTTAGTAACTCATACCTCTCTTTCTGGACActgaagtgatttttttttttttcgttttgttttGGTCTAGGTTGTGGAAGATGGGTATGAATTCTTTGCCGACAGGCAACTTGTTACCATATTTTCAGCCCCCAACTACTGTGGTGAATTTGACAATGCTGGTGCTATGATGAGTGTTGATGAAAATTTGATGTGCTCCTTTCAAATTTTAAAGCCTGCTGAGAAAAAAGCAAAGTTCATGATGTCAAACAAAATGTGATGGCTGCAAATTATTGGTCCCTGGTCTTACCCAAGGTCAGCTCAATACAATTGCTTTTTTATGATGTGACATGGATATCATTGTGATTATGCATGTTTCTGGCTTGTTGCTATCCCAGCTGTTCTGTTGTGGTTGGTAATTTTGTGGATTTCCTTCCCCGAGTATAATGAATTCCATTCATATGATATGAAGAATGAAATCAATTGAAAGTTACcaaatgatataaattttatattcataGAAACAGGCGAAGCTCTAGAAAGGCTCTTTTCCTTTGCAAAACTAATTATGATGCATTCATACATAAAAACACACCCTCGAACGTATCCTTGTATATTCACTCAGTACACTTTCCGCTCATGTTTTAACCTCCAGGGCAGTATCTAAATTTTTGGTATTTAATCAACCTTTCTGCCCTATCTTCCAtcttttacattgattttttccCTCCCTGTTTTGGCAGGGAAACTGGCTAAAATTAAAGGTTTTCAGGTTTGAGTCTGCTAATTCTAGGAGACGCAGGCATGACCCGTGCATTATTTACTGCTTGGTGGGGGCAAAGCTTTCCAAATCATTTTTGGAGGCACATGCTGTGGGGTGTACCAAAAGTCCGAAGGAACTATtttttactttcctttttttttttttttccctcatctAATGTCTTTACTTTTCTCTGTAGTTCGTACTCCTGCGTATGTGCATATATTTGGCCTGGTAATTATAATTGTGTTTGGGCATCAGAATTGGCCACATTTAGCTCTATACGTAGCTCTAAGTTTCCCACTCTGTTCAGAGACTCGAGTTCATTGCATTTACATCAGGCATATTCTCAGATTACATGATGTAAATGTAGTTTGGCCTCCCGTCGATTTTGATCGCCATATCCAGGGCATTCTTATAGTTAGGATCTGGTCCTTTCACCTACTACCATTGAATTACGGAGAAGTCTTTGTAGGAGAGATGGTTCGGATGTTAATAATGGTCCCGTCCAGCGGCTTCTACATTAGTCGGGGTGGACATTTTCAGAACTTGACACTTGTTCGTGTTTATTTGGGGGTATGTCACACCCTTGGACCGGACTGGAAGTTGATGGTCCAGTCAATGATATATAGAGCTGGCGGTGGTTTTATATTCTCGCACACCTTAGACGGCAGGTGCTGCATTTACAATGGTATCTGCTGGCTTAAATGGAACCGCAATTTTGGGCAAAAGATTCCGGAGGAGATGTGACAAATGTCCTCTATCGTTGAGGATTTTGCTTCTCTGATTTTGGCCCtcgaaagtatttttttaaaaatttattttatttcaaattaatattattttagatgtttttagattattttaacatgttgtattaaaattttaacatgttatattaaaaataattttttaaaaataaaaaaaaaatattattttgataaagtattttaaaaattgatgacaatcacatttttaaaaataggtttttattttattccagcCGGACCCCGTTCGCACGAATGTGCTGATTCCGGGTCTATCAAGATCATTCCTCAAATTAACGATTGAAACATTTAACCTCAGTTCGTCCAAGTATTTTAGCTAGGCctacaaaaataacaaatatttattatgagGTATTTATcttgaaatgtttttaaaatgtagtagtgattattttataaaatattttttttaaaaaaatattttataaaatgtttttttatttttttaaaaattatttttaatataatatattaaaatgatttgaaaatattaattttaaaataataaaaaaattatcttttttaaaatacttttagaatataaaaataaagcatttaATGTGACCGAACTCCTGGAATGACTAATGGTTCTTAAGCGGGAAtggattaatattaaaatgccGAAAAACAAAAACGCAACAATTAcggttgggggggggggggtttccTGGTTTAGCAATTGCAGTACCCTCGAGAGAACGACAAATCCTGTACAAGCAGCCATTAATAATGATTATCATCAGCAAGCATTTGATCATGTAAGATAAAATGTTTTTCCAAtctgataaaagaaaataaaaaaaaatcaggttgcTAATCGCCCAAGCAGTAAAATGCAAGGTTGTTAACttcattctattttatttaaaatatgtaaaatattttatatcaattcaaaaaacagaacaaaataaaataatttttatctcattttaaattttaacctgATCCAGATTTTTCAAGTAAATTCAAtcagaatattttaatttcatttttacaaGTTCTGTTACAAACTTGTAAagtcattaaatcaaattgatattttatttaaatcgaattattttaagttaaaatcttatttgattttaactatttaaaaatactttaaattttaaaattatattttatttgaaattgtgtttgtaatgtataatttataattaatttattttaaatttaaatatatatatatatataacagcaCCGCCAAGATATTctgaaatcaaaatattttattttaattaaaaaaacaaaatatttatccaaacagaattgacaactcgataaaaaaagtaaagacaTGGAAGCAAATAATCAGATGTAGGCAGGAGTAGGAGCGGTGGCCTAGTCCCAACTCCAAGTAGTCGTCGGGATTAAAGCCAGCAAAATCAAAAGGCAAGCGTCCCCAcccacttacaaaaaaaaaaaaaacccgccCAAgagaggatatatatataaaaaatacctcCCCTCTTTTATTCAAATTCTTAACGACCCCTCCACTcatctcctctcctctcctccttTCGAAACTTAATGCCATagtggtgggtttttttttttttgtttgtcttctttttttcagacaccaaatttaaaataattttacaaaaagagAGGAAGATCCTCCATTTCCCAAATTTCTATCCCTACCGCCATTTTACTATTATTTAGCTCTCTCAAAATCTTAAAGATTTGAGAGATGATCAACTTGGCGGATCCATCAATGTCGTTGCTGGCGGCGAGTGGTGGCGACACCGTGAAGCTTTTCGATGTATCAGTGGAGCCAGGAGATCCATGCACTTTGAATTACACACCAACTCCGGGTCGCGTTGTTAACTCAGTCAAGTGGAATCATACTAGTGAGTCAATCACTCGCCCCCTCTTTACTGtctctttattttcatttaccTTTAATTTGCAAGTGCCTTTTTTTTCGGTTAGGTGTAGAGTTTTTTCTTCGCTTGAATCTGCATTTCCCGGTTTTTGGATTAATTAGCGTTTGtttggctgtttttttttttaaaaaaaaaaacgcaattTTGATTTAGtgcttaattaaataaaattcctaGTTTGGTACTACAATTTTTGGAAAGCagagtttgatttaattttggtGTTCTGTTTTTGCAGATTTAGTTGTGGCTAGTGCTGGAGAAGATAAGAAGATTTCGTTGTGGAGGAAAAATGGGCAGAACATGGGGACAATTCCGGTTTCTGGGACGGATAGCGGGGACAGCATTGAGGTAATTCTCGTCGAAGTCTATTGATTCATTAAATTAGAAATTCTTACAAGTTTGGAACATCAAATTGTTGAAAACTGTGTTTGTGGTGGATTGGATGGCtggtatttgaaaaaaaaaattgagatctaAAAGTTCGTCTTGCAAATAGAAAATTTGGTTGAATTTGAATGTACGAGTTATCAGAGGAGTGGTATCAATATGCATTTGTGCTCAACCTAAACTTCACCTGCGACCTCGTGTTACCCAACTTCAAGCGTGTTCCCCCCTTAAATAATGCATGAGGAAATTTGAAGGTGGTAAACTCTTGAACTTGTGGAACAAAGATTTGATAACGtaaatttgtttctttctttccaatAACCACCATTGAAGATACAAAGAAGCATTTTGTTTCATAAGATTACT is part of the Populus alba chromosome 10, ASM523922v2, whole genome shotgun sequence genome and encodes:
- the LOC118059666 gene encoding serine/threonine-protein phosphatase PP1 isozyme 4, with the protein product MATQGQAAMDHAVLDDIIRRLTEVRSARPGKQVQLSEAEIKQLCVASRDIFLQQPVLLELEAPIKICGDIHGQYSDLLRLFEYGGFPPGANYLFLGDYVDRGKQSLETICLLLAYKIKYPENFFLLRGNHECASINRIYGFYDECKRRFNVRLWKSFTDSFNCLPVAALIDDKILCMHGGLSPDLTNLDQIRNLPRPTAVPDTGLLCDLLWSDPGRDVKGWGMNDRGVSYTFGPDKVQEFLTKHDLDLVCRAHQVVEDGYEFFADRQLVTIFSAPNYCGEFDNAGAMMSVDENLMCSFQILKPAEKKAKFMMSNKM